In the genome of Candidatus Eisenbacteria bacterium, one region contains:
- a CDS encoding type II secretion system F family protein, producing the protein MMQSGVILLVFVSVLLVALGALLLVESGRGVKKLRERVKEIGGGAAAGPGDLDLIRLRRYSEIPPLEKLLSAGKLGSAISLFLAQANVSLSVGSFILLTLTLAFGGLLLGSHLSRLFFVGPVLFVILGLLPYLIVAQRRRKRFHKFTEQFPDALELIANALRAGMAFSGALRIVAHEMPDPVGGEFWVVTEEHNLGLDIRESLHRMNRRVDIPDVRFFVTAVVLQRETGGNLAEILDNTTSIIRDRFRILSEARVLSAQGRLSGAALVLLPFVMTIILSIIAPGYLAILVSDPIGKYMLVACLFLMLIGIFTIRKIVRIKV; encoded by the coding sequence ATGATGCAATCCGGCGTGATCCTTCTAGTGTTCGTCTCGGTTCTCCTCGTCGCGCTCGGCGCGCTTCTTCTCGTCGAGTCCGGCCGCGGCGTGAAGAAGCTCCGCGAGCGCGTGAAGGAGATCGGCGGCGGGGCCGCCGCGGGACCGGGCGACCTCGATCTTATCCGTCTCCGGCGCTACAGCGAGATTCCTCCCCTCGAGAAGCTCCTCTCCGCCGGAAAGCTCGGATCGGCGATCAGTCTCTTTCTCGCGCAGGCCAATGTCTCTCTCAGCGTCGGGTCGTTCATCCTGCTCACGCTGACGCTCGCGTTCGGCGGCCTTCTTCTCGGCTCCCACTTGAGCCGTCTCTTCTTCGTGGGCCCCGTCCTCTTCGTGATCCTCGGGCTCCTCCCGTATCTCATCGTCGCCCAGAGAAGAAGAAAGAGGTTTCATAAGTTCACCGAACAGTTCCCCGACGCGCTCGAGCTGATCGCGAACGCGCTTCGCGCCGGGATGGCGTTCTCGGGAGCGCTCCGAATCGTGGCGCACGAGATGCCCGATCCGGTCGGCGGCGAGTTTTGGGTTGTCACGGAAGAGCATAACCTCGGTCTCGACATCCGGGAGTCGCTTCACCGGATGAACCGGCGCGTGGACATCCCGGACGTCCGCTTCTTCGTCACGGCCGTCGTCCTCCAGCGGGAAACAGGAGGGAACCTCGCCGAGATCCTCGACAACACGACGTCGATCATCCGCGACCGGTTCCGAATCCTCTCGGAGGCGCGGGTGCTGTCGGCTCAGGGACGTCTCTCGGGAGCGGCGCTCGTTCTCCTTCCCTTCGTGATGACGATCATCCTCTCGATCATCGCGCCGGGGTATCTCGCGATTCTGGTCTCCGATCCGATCGGCAAGTACATGCTCGTCGCGTGTCTCTTTCTAATGCTGATCGGTATCTTCACGATCCGAAAGATCGTGCGGATCAAGGTGTAG
- a CDS encoding Ig-like domain-containing protein: MGIRSRTDRRTIGIWFSLGLFVLSLVILLACEAKDEGPTGPGTLPTDDPVLDRGAGTLLADGSDEKPIYVYIFSEWGAPLEGIAVRFSASVGAITPSAVTDQDGRASATLLSVYSKQDLVSRVCASISERADSTALPKGKTGPLAPQELFDAARIVRIGTEGDAFDSPGKSGVSVEALAAAARSACADQAFLGVSVSLGASPARIPADGVSAASLVAVLTETTRGVPVVGSVLRFAASAGSIEGEKTTDGEGIAVARLTSGTSPDTAGVKVYVGTSLAADTEVQFAPITMRLVADPSIVNADGESASQIAATLLSEQSTPLAGLSIEFETDRGAVSSPVTTGTDGRAVATLTSESESAVATVKARFAGALVESVEVRFATSFRPASLVLTAGPSLIVADGVSTALLRAAVFDSTGIAVPDGTPVRFEMLSGGGTVSGLAATAGGAATMVLMSGTRSGVATIRAEAGGAADTIAVRYVPGAPSRIDLSANPSALLANGVERSAIAAAVFDAHENRAGAGIEVSFAATRGAIEPRATTDSTGNARVFYTAAFGAGEARIDASAGGASAQLRLSLLSDAPSAILLDSLSRDAIRVQGTGAPEAATMIFRVYDKNGIPIGPDSPTRVVFELKAATGGGEYLHPTADTTDAMGRVRATLVSGTRPGVTETVARISSVSPAVESQVIPIAIHGFLPHPTHLDVAADTLNIPGMIYDNWENPILALVYDRFSNPVPEGTVVYFSTNYGGVTGSDTTDAYGRAKATFVSKNPRPGDGLVTVTAQTADSLGNPITAQTSFRMSGSTAPIVVAPTTFSIADGGSQYFTYQLHDVYGNPLTHHTSVEVTTTSGTLAGDIQFELPDVIGGYTSFSFYLADALPGDPDPPLAVFVTIQVTSLNGNASITIPGTID, encoded by the coding sequence ATGGGCATTCGATCCCGAACGGATCGGAGGACGATCGGTATCTGGTTCAGTCTGGGCCTCTTCGTTCTCTCCCTCGTGATCTTGCTTGCTTGCGAGGCGAAGGACGAGGGACCGACCGGCCCGGGCACTCTCCCGACGGACGATCCGGTTCTGGATCGAGGGGCCGGCACGTTGCTCGCGGATGGATCGGACGAGAAGCCGATCTATGTCTACATCTTCAGCGAGTGGGGAGCTCCGCTCGAGGGGATCGCCGTTCGCTTCAGCGCTTCGGTCGGAGCGATCACCCCCTCCGCGGTCACGGATCAGGACGGCCGCGCGTCCGCGACGCTCCTAAGCGTGTACTCGAAGCAGGATCTCGTCTCGCGCGTCTGCGCGTCGATCTCCGAACGAGCCGACTCGACCGCGCTCCCGAAGGGGAAGACCGGGCCGCTCGCGCCGCAAGAACTGTTTGACGCGGCAAGAATCGTTCGGATCGGGACCGAGGGGGACGCGTTCGACTCGCCGGGAAAGAGCGGAGTCTCGGTGGAGGCCCTCGCGGCCGCCGCGCGATCCGCGTGCGCGGATCAGGCATTCCTCGGGGTCAGCGTCTCGCTCGGCGCGTCTCCCGCGAGGATTCCCGCGGACGGGGTAAGCGCCGCCTCGCTTGTCGCGGTTCTCACGGAAACGACTCGCGGCGTTCCGGTCGTGGGGTCGGTGCTCCGCTTCGCCGCGAGCGCGGGTTCGATCGAGGGAGAGAAGACGACCGACGGAGAGGGGATCGCGGTCGCCCGCCTGACGAGCGGAACCTCCCCCGACACGGCCGGTGTCAAAGTTTATGTCGGAACATCTCTCGCCGCGGATACGGAGGTCCAGTTCGCGCCGATCACGATGCGCCTCGTGGCGGACCCTTCGATCGTGAACGCGGACGGAGAGAGCGCGAGCCAAATCGCGGCGACTCTTCTCTCCGAACAATCGACACCGCTCGCGGGGCTTTCGATCGAGTTCGAGACCGACCGCGGTGCGGTCTCCTCGCCGGTCACGACCGGAACGGACGGGAGGGCGGTCGCGACGCTGACGAGCGAATCCGAATCGGCCGTCGCGACGGTGAAGGCGCGCTTCGCGGGGGCGCTCGTCGAGTCGGTCGAGGTCCGCTTCGCGACGAGCTTCCGGCCCGCGAGCCTCGTCCTCACCGCAGGACCGTCCTTGATCGTCGCGGACGGCGTGAGCACGGCCTTGCTCCGCGCGGCCGTGTTCGACTCGACCGGGATCGCGGTCCCCGACGGAACGCCGGTCCGCTTCGAGATGCTCTCGGGGGGCGGAACCGTGAGCGGGCTCGCGGCGACGGCGGGGGGCGCAGCGACGATGGTCCTCATGAGCGGGACGCGAAGCGGGGTCGCGACGATCCGCGCAGAGGCGGGCGGCGCGGCCGACACGATCGCGGTTCGCTACGTTCCCGGCGCGCCCTCGCGCATCGATCTCTCGGCGAACCCGAGCGCGCTTCTCGCGAACGGCGTGGAGAGGTCCGCGATCGCGGCCGCCGTCTTCGACGCGCACGAAAACCGCGCGGGCGCGGGGATCGAGGTGAGCTTCGCCGCGACGCGCGGCGCGATCGAGCCGCGCGCGACGACCGACAGCACGGGAAACGCGCGCGTCTTCTACACCGCGGCGTTCGGCGCGGGCGAGGCGCGGATCGACGCCTCGGCCGGCGGCGCTTCGGCGCAACTTAGGCTCTCGCTTCTTTCGGATGCGCCCTCGGCGATCCTCCTCGACTCGCTCTCCCGCGACGCGATCCGTGTTCAGGGAACCGGCGCTCCGGAAGCGGCCACGATGATCTTCCGCGTCTACGACAAGAACGGGATTCCGATCGGTCCGGACAGCCCGACGCGCGTCGTCTTCGAGCTGAAGGCGGCGACGGGAGGCGGGGAGTATCTCCATCCGACCGCCGATACGACCGACGCGATGGGACGCGTGCGCGCGACGCTCGTCAGCGGGACGCGGCCCGGCGTCACGGAGACCGTTGCCCGCATCTCTTCGGTCAGCCCGGCCGTCGAGTCGCAGGTGATCCCGATCGCGATCCACGGGTTCCTCCCGCATCCGACGCATCTGGACGTAGCGGCGGACACGCTGAACATCCCAGGGATGATCTACGACAACTGGGAGAACCCTATCCTCGCGCTCGTCTACGACCGCTTCTCGAACCCGGTACCCGAGGGGACGGTCGTCTACTTCTCGACGAACTACGGCGGCGTCACCGGTTCCGACACGACCGACGCGTACGGGCGCGCGAAGGCGACGTTCGTCTCCAAGAACCCGCGCCCCGGCGACGGCCTGGTTACGGTGACGGCGCAGACGGCGGACTCTCTCGGCAACCCGATCACCGCGCAGACTTCCTTCCGGATGAGCGGCTCGACCGCGCCGATCGTCGTCGCCCCGACGACCTTCTCGATCGCGGACGGCGGCTCGCAGTATTTCACGTATCAACTGCACGACGTCTACGGCAACCCGCTCACGCATCACACGAGCGTCGAGGTGACGACGACTTCCGGAACGCTCGCGGGAGACATCCAGTTCGAGTTGCCGGACGTGATCGGCGGGTACACATCCTTCTCGTTCTATCTCGCCGACGCGCTGCCGGGGGATCCCGATCCCCCGCTGGCCGTGTTCGTGACGATTCAGGTGACGAGCCTGAACGGAAACGCGTCGATCACGATCCCGGGCACGATCGACTAG
- a CDS encoding CpaF family protein yields the protein MKIGKKGREDSEGPAQPSARETAESPPKSPLFAPRKDEPRDELRELKEHLHRQLVERIDYSVWESLEAGDLRDQVTRVVEALLVEQGVQLTEFDRRRLIEEIRNETLGLGPIEQFLHDPMVSDILVNGHGQVYIERYGKLELTNARFRDDSHLMQVIDRIVSRVGRRVDESSPMVDARLPDGSRVNAIIPPLAIDGPVLSIRRFGVRQLFMNDLIRLNSITAEMAELIRGAVKAKLNVLISGGTGSGKTTLLNILSGYIPPEERIVTIEDAAELQLQQPHVVRLETRPPNIEGSGEVTQRDLVRNALRMRPDRIVVGEVRGDEVMDMFQAMNTGHEGSLTTIHANSPRDALARLETLMLLTGYSLPEKGMREMMSSALDLIVQVSRLSDGTRKIVSLSEVTGMEGEVVSTQEIFVFERTGVSESGEVLGRFRPTGVSPSFLNRLVLAGVNLPQGIFSSL from the coding sequence ATGAAGATCGGGAAGAAGGGGCGAGAAGATTCGGAAGGCCCCGCGCAGCCTTCGGCGCGGGAAACGGCGGAGTCTCCCCCGAAGAGCCCGCTCTTCGCGCCGCGCAAGGACGAGCCTCGCGACGAGCTCCGCGAGCTCAAGGAGCACCTGCACCGGCAGCTCGTCGAGCGGATCGACTATTCCGTTTGGGAATCGCTCGAGGCGGGCGACCTCCGCGATCAGGTGACGCGCGTCGTCGAGGCGCTTCTCGTGGAGCAGGGAGTCCAACTCACCGAATTCGACCGGCGAAGGCTGATCGAGGAGATCCGAAACGAGACTCTCGGCCTCGGCCCGATCGAACAGTTTCTCCACGATCCGATGGTCTCGGACATTCTCGTCAACGGCCACGGCCAGGTGTATATCGAGCGCTACGGAAAGCTCGAGCTCACGAACGCGCGCTTCCGCGACGACTCGCACCTCATGCAGGTGATCGACCGAATCGTCTCGCGCGTCGGCCGGCGCGTCGACGAATCCTCGCCGATGGTGGACGCCCGTCTTCCCGACGGCTCGCGCGTGAACGCGATCATTCCGCCGCTCGCGATCGACGGGCCGGTTCTCTCGATCCGCCGCTTCGGCGTGCGCCAGCTCTTCATGAACGACCTGATCCGCCTGAACAGCATCACGGCGGAGATGGCGGAGCTCATCCGCGGGGCGGTGAAGGCGAAGCTCAACGTGCTCATTTCCGGCGGAACGGGCTCCGGAAAGACGACGCTTCTCAACATTCTCTCGGGCTACATCCCGCCCGAAGAGCGGATCGTCACGATCGAGGACGCGGCGGAGCTCCAGCTCCAGCAGCCGCACGTGGTGCGCCTCGAAACGCGCCCTCCGAACATCGAGGGTTCGGGCGAGGTCACGCAGCGGGATCTGGTTAGGAACGCGCTCCGCATGCGCCCCGACCGGATCGTGGTGGGCGAGGTCCGCGGCGATGAAGTGATGGACATGTTCCAGGCGATGAACACCGGACACGAGGGGTCGCTCACGACGATCCACGCGAACTCGCCGAGGGACGCGCTCGCTCGCCTCGAGACCCTGATGCTTCTCACCGGGTACTCGCTCCCCGAGAAGGGGATGCGCGAGATGATGTCCTCTGCGCTCGACCTGATCGTCCAGGTCTCCCGTCTGAGCGACGGAACCAGGAAGATCGTGAGCCTTTCCGAGGTCACCGGGATGGAAGGCGAGGTCGTGTCCACGCAGGAGATCTTCGTCTTCGAGCGGACCGGCGTGAGCGAGAGCGGCGAGGTGCTCGGGCGTTTCCGGCCGACCGGCGTTTCGCCCAGCTTCTTGAACCGGCTGGTTCTCGCGGGAGTGAACCTTCCGCAGGGGATCTTCAGCTCGCTGTAA
- a CDS encoding AAA family ATPase produces MSNLRVIVVDSDEVTRRAILSHLAVLPGVDVIGDAADPATGHRLIRQNRPDLVLVEVGGMDDAGMRLAADVHAEMPRTAVFVSSPHKNPDLILKAMGAGAKEFLLRPVELHVLTKSIEKILRDPSRHEGAGARRGRLITFFSNKGGVGTTTLATNTAAGLAKEGLGPVGLVDFDLQLGNVASFLNLNPNYTVYDLVTQLDKVTPDSVDGFLAKHDSGISVLAEPKTPAEAESITPSQATRTIELFRSAYSYVVVDTPKGFDERTLEILDCSDEIFVVSELSLPALRNLKKCLDVFRDLQYSEARVRIVMNRYDPRGIIRLEDVQESLRFEAFWKFPNDFLRIMNGINTGTPVVVGAEESEIAKSLVQFCRKVAGKSAEEVVTSAKSRSGVLGRLFGKSREE; encoded by the coding sequence ATGAGCAATCTTCGAGTCATCGTGGTCGATTCCGACGAAGTGACGAGACGGGCGATCCTCTCGCACCTTGCGGTCCTTCCCGGGGTCGATGTCATCGGGGACGCCGCGGATCCGGCGACCGGCCACCGGCTGATCCGCCAGAACCGGCCGGATCTTGTCCTCGTCGAGGTGGGCGGGATGGACGACGCCGGCATGCGCCTCGCCGCGGACGTTCACGCGGAAATGCCGCGAACGGCGGTCTTCGTTTCATCTCCTCACAAGAACCCGGATCTCATCCTGAAGGCGATGGGCGCGGGGGCGAAGGAGTTTCTCCTCAGGCCGGTCGAGCTTCATGTCTTAACCAAATCGATCGAGAAGATCCTGAGAGATCCCTCGCGCCACGAGGGGGCGGGCGCGCGAAGGGGCCGGCTCATTACCTTCTTCAGCAACAAGGGGGGCGTGGGGACGACGACCCTCGCGACGAACACCGCCGCGGGCCTCGCGAAAGAAGGGCTCGGGCCGGTCGGGCTCGTCGATTTCGATCTCCAGCTCGGGAACGTGGCGAGCTTCCTCAACTTGAATCCGAACTACACCGTCTACGATCTCGTCACGCAGCTCGACAAGGTGACCCCCGACTCGGTCGACGGCTTTCTCGCGAAGCACGATTCGGGCATCTCGGTGCTCGCCGAGCCGAAGACGCCGGCCGAGGCCGAGTCGATCACGCCGAGCCAGGCGACGAGGACGATCGAGCTCTTCCGGTCCGCGTACAGCTACGTCGTCGTGGACACGCCCAAGGGTTTCGACGAGCGGACGCTCGAGATCCTCGACTGCTCGGACGAGATCTTCGTCGTCTCCGAGCTCAGCCTTCCCGCTCTTCGAAACCTCAAGAAATGCCTCGACGTGTTTCGGGATCTGCAGTACAGCGAAGCGCGCGTTCGAATCGTCATGAATCGCTACGATCCGAGGGGGATCATCCGCCTCGAGGACGTCCAGGAGAGCCTTCGTTTCGAGGCGTTCTGGAAGTTCCCGAACGACTTTCTTCGCATCATGAACGGGATCAACACCGGCACTCCGGTCGTCGTCGGCGCGGAGGAGAGCGAGATCGCGAAGAGCCTCGTTCAGTTCTGCCGCAAGGTCGCCGGGAAGAGCGCGGAGGAGGTCGTGACGAGCGCGAAGAGCCGAAGCGGCGTCCTTGGGCGTCTCTTCGGCAAGAGCCGGGAGGAGTGA
- a CDS encoding vitamin B12-dependent ribonucleotide reductase: protein MGASGVAARGIMGEAAFNFPDRQEGLAFRRMYTTPGVHPFDEVEWESRTASITNEKGEVVFEKKDLEFPTFWSQLATNVTVSKYFHKNKPAPHGEKSLRQLVGRVAQTITDWGWAGGYFLTEEDRDVFHHELIYLLLHQNAAFNSPVWFNVGIEKKPQCSACFINSVEDRMESILQLAKTEGMLFKWGSGTGTNLSPIRSSRECLSSGGSCSGPVSFMKGYDAFAGVIKSGGKTRRAAKMVILNLDHPDIVEFIRCKAEEEKKAWTLIDAGYDGSLDGDAYSSVYFQNSNNSVRATDDFMNAVVENREWKTRAVASGKVVETFKARDLMNWIAEAAHVCGDPGMQFDTTINDWHTCPSSGRIHASNPCSEYMFLDDSACNLASLNLMRYRRDDGSFDVERFFHSVDIMITAQEIIVDNASYPTKAIEENSHVFRPLGLGYANLGALLMSSGLPYDSDEGRAYAAAVTSLLGGRAYLQSARLAAKLGPFEGFEKNREPMLRVIRKHLDAAKEIPADTLPSSLWESSEQVWQQALAEGKKRGFRNAQVTVLAPTGTIAFMMDCDTTGIEPDIALVKYKKLVGGGMMKIVNRTVPLALKVLGYDGACVAEILDYIDKNDTIEAAPGLKEKSLPVFDCAFKPMDGVRSISYMGHVRMIAAVQPFLSGAISKTVNMPTEATPEEIASVYIEAWKTGIKAIAIYRDGSKRTQPLTTARVTAAPEKVGSAVRRRLPDERRSITHKLSIGGHEGYLTVGLYEDGMPGEIFLTMSKQGSVVSGLMDAFATCVSMALQYGVPLEVLCNKFSHMRFEPSGFTNSKEIPIAKSVLDYIFRWLSLRFLSEREGKEGQDAASRQTELFGAGGAPGERSAGIVPIPLESPQSIEAREKWVFQAQSDAPACYECGSLMVRSGSCYRCTNCGSTSGCS, encoded by the coding sequence ATGGGAGCGAGCGGGGTCGCAGCGAGGGGAATCATGGGCGAGGCGGCGTTCAACTTCCCGGATCGCCAGGAGGGACTGGCCTTCCGGAGGATGTACACAACCCCCGGTGTGCATCCGTTCGACGAGGTGGAGTGGGAGTCCCGCACGGCGTCGATCACGAACGAAAAGGGTGAGGTCGTCTTCGAGAAGAAGGACCTCGAGTTCCCGACTTTTTGGTCGCAGCTCGCGACCAACGTGACCGTATCGAAGTACTTTCACAAGAACAAGCCGGCCCCGCACGGCGAGAAGAGCCTCCGGCAGCTGGTCGGTCGGGTTGCCCAGACGATCACCGACTGGGGGTGGGCGGGCGGTTACTTCCTGACGGAAGAGGATCGCGACGTCTTCCACCACGAGCTGATCTATCTGCTCCTGCACCAGAACGCCGCCTTCAACAGCCCGGTTTGGTTCAACGTGGGCATCGAGAAGAAACCGCAGTGCTCCGCGTGCTTCATCAACTCCGTGGAAGACCGGATGGAGTCGATTCTCCAGCTTGCGAAGACCGAAGGGATGCTCTTCAAGTGGGGCTCGGGCACAGGCACCAACCTTTCTCCGATCCGCTCCTCTCGCGAATGCCTTTCGAGCGGCGGAAGCTGCTCGGGTCCCGTCTCGTTCATGAAGGGGTACGACGCCTTCGCGGGCGTGATCAAGTCGGGAGGGAAGACGCGCCGCGCCGCGAAGATGGTGATCCTCAACCTGGATCACCCGGACATCGTCGAGTTCATCCGGTGCAAGGCGGAAGAGGAGAAGAAGGCGTGGACGCTCATCGACGCGGGCTACGACGGCTCGCTCGACGGCGACGCGTATTCCTCGGTCTACTTCCAGAACTCGAACAACAGCGTCCGCGCGACGGACGACTTCATGAACGCCGTGGTCGAGAACCGGGAGTGGAAGACCCGCGCGGTGGCGAGCGGCAAGGTCGTGGAGACGTTCAAGGCGCGCGACTTGATGAACTGGATCGCCGAGGCGGCGCACGTCTGCGGCGATCCGGGCATGCAGTTCGACACGACGATCAACGATTGGCACACCTGTCCGAGCAGCGGGCGGATCCACGCGTCGAACCCGTGCTCCGAGTACATGTTCCTCGACGACTCGGCGTGCAACCTGGCGTCCTTGAACCTCATGCGCTACCGGCGCGACGACGGTTCCTTCGACGTCGAACGTTTCTTCCATTCGGTCGACATCATGATCACCGCGCAGGAGATCATCGTCGACAACGCGAGCTATCCGACGAAGGCGATCGAGGAGAACTCACACGTGTTCCGGCCCCTCGGCCTCGGCTACGCGAACCTCGGCGCGCTTCTGATGTCGAGCGGGCTCCCTTACGATTCCGACGAGGGGAGAGCCTACGCGGCGGCGGTCACCTCGCTGCTGGGCGGGCGCGCGTATCTCCAGTCCGCGCGTCTCGCCGCGAAGCTGGGACCTTTCGAGGGTTTCGAGAAGAACCGCGAGCCGATGCTCCGCGTCATTCGAAAGCACCTCGATGCGGCCAAGGAGATCCCGGCCGACACGCTGCCGAGCTCCCTCTGGGAATCGTCGGAGCAGGTCTGGCAACAGGCGCTCGCGGAGGGGAAGAAGCGCGGCTTCCGCAACGCGCAAGTGACGGTTCTCGCGCCCACCGGAACGATCGCGTTCATGATGGACTGCGACACGACCGGCATCGAGCCGGATATCGCGCTCGTCAAGTACAAGAAGCTCGTCGGCGGCGGAATGATGAAGATCGTGAACCGGACGGTCCCTCTCGCCCTCAAGGTTCTCGGCTACGACGGTGCCTGCGTCGCGGAGATCCTCGACTACATCGACAAGAACGACACGATCGAGGCGGCTCCCGGGCTGAAGGAGAAGAGCCTCCCCGTCTTCGATTGCGCGTTCAAGCCCATGGACGGAGTGCGCTCGATTTCCTACATGGGCCATGTGCGCATGATAGCCGCCGTGCAGCCGTTTCTCTCCGGGGCGATCTCGAAGACGGTGAACATGCCGACCGAGGCGACCCCCGAGGAGATCGCGAGCGTCTACATCGAGGCTTGGAAGACCGGCATCAAAGCGATCGCGATCTATCGCGACGGCTCGAAGCGAACGCAGCCCCTCACGACGGCGCGGGTGACTGCAGCGCCGGAGAAGGTCGGGTCAGCAGTCCGCAGGCGGCTTCCGGACGAGCGGCGTTCGATCACGCACAAGCTGAGCATTGGAGGACACGAGGGATACCTCACCGTCGGTCTTTACGAAGACGGAATGCCCGGAGAGATCTTCCTCACGATGTCGAAGCAGGGGTCGGTCGTCTCGGGGCTCATGGACGCGTTCGCGACGTGCGTGTCGATGGCGCTGCAATACGGAGTGCCCCTGGAGGTGCTCTGCAACAAGTTTAGCCATATGAGGTTCGAGCCTTCAGGATTCACGAACAGCAAGGAGATCCCGATCGCGAAGTCGGTCCTCGACTACATCTTCCGCTGGCTCTCTCTTCGGTTCTTGAGCGAGCGGGAGGGTAAGGAGGGGCAGGACGCGGCCTCTCGCCAGACCGAGCTCTTCGGCGCCGGAGGAGCACCGGGGGAGCGAAGCGCTGGGATCGTTCCGATCCCGCTGGAAAGCCCGCAGAGCATCGAGGCGCGCGAGAAGTGGGTATTTCAGGCGCAGTCGGACGCTCCGGCGTGCTACGAATGCGGATCGCTCATGGTTCGGAGCGGATCCTGCTATCGATGCACCAACTGCGGCTCGACTTCGGGTTGCAGTTAG
- a CDS encoding type II secretion system F family protein → MGRTVLLASVLLVFAAVFLVVVAIFLLGRRPKTALDERLESLSRREIPGRRQPASLIREGEKRGFGRFLGVLSGVFPESFLGEDVRLRLVRAGHSWRETLPILVGFRFLGAVVVGATAVVLGFRYLGAAPQVLLIGAAALVAGFLLPDFILWIRIGKRQEEIVLGLPDALDLMVICVEAGLGLNAAIHRVGTEIEHVCPPLSKELRMVNREMLAGSSRSDALQNLALRTGIEDIKALVAILIQTERLGTSVAKSLRIHADNLRVRRRHRAEERARKVAVKLVFPLILFIFPTLLLVILGPGMIQLIRALSEAQ, encoded by the coding sequence ATGGGCCGGACCGTGCTTCTTGCGAGCGTTCTTCTCGTCTTCGCGGCGGTGTTCCTCGTCGTGGTGGCGATCTTTCTTCTCGGGCGCCGGCCGAAGACGGCTCTCGACGAGCGCCTGGAAAGCCTCTCGCGAAGAGAGATCCCGGGGCGCCGCCAGCCGGCGAGCCTGATCCGCGAGGGGGAGAAGCGCGGTTTCGGCCGCTTCCTCGGCGTCTTGTCCGGAGTATTCCCCGAGTCGTTCCTCGGAGAAGACGTTCGCCTCCGACTCGTGCGCGCCGGCCATTCGTGGCGGGAGACCCTCCCGATCCTCGTCGGCTTTCGGTTTCTCGGAGCGGTCGTCGTCGGAGCAACCGCGGTCGTTCTTGGGTTTCGCTACTTGGGCGCCGCGCCGCAGGTTCTTCTCATCGGGGCCGCCGCGCTGGTCGCCGGCTTTCTTCTTCCCGATTTCATTCTCTGGATCCGCATCGGCAAACGCCAGGAGGAAATCGTTCTGGGTCTCCCCGATGCGCTCGATCTCATGGTGATCTGCGTCGAGGCCGGGCTTGGTCTCAACGCGGCCATCCACCGGGTCGGAACCGAGATCGAGCATGTCTGTCCGCCGCTCAGCAAAGAGCTTCGCATGGTGAACCGCGAGATGCTAGCCGGCAGCTCGCGCAGCGACGCCCTCCAGAATCTCGCGCTCCGCACGGGCATCGAGGACATCAAGGCGCTCGTCGCGATTCTCATCCAAACCGAACGCTTGGGAACGAGCGTCGCGAAATCGCTTCGGATTCACGCGGACAACTTGAGGGTCCGCAGAAGACACCGGGCCGAGGAAAGAGCCCGGAAGGTTGCGGTGAAGCTGGTCTTTCCGCTGATCCTTTTCATCTTTCCGACGTTGCTTCTGGTGATCTTGGGTCCGGGAATGATCCAGCTGATCCGCGCGCTGTCCGAGGCCCAATAG